In a single window of the Bactrocera dorsalis isolate Fly_Bdor chromosome 2, ASM2337382v1, whole genome shotgun sequence genome:
- the LOC105232979 gene encoding collagen alpha-1(XVII) chain-like, translating into MRLHLSTIPIPAYLLGLWIVGTLGRTSNVEQGSGRHISLPYKQDQIVSIPSLYPYQSSHCHCPPGPPGPPGPPGPPGYPGHKGNNGKAGIPGHPGKKGHPGPKGDKGDPGPRGHKGRDGYFGLPGSFGPIGPPGLSSYSHHPYPHHYDHGAPAPIIIPVPSPPAYPYPPPFNRWPDWNATNYPNIDINNNNRNNVTNDVDIRIYRQTPSTRGFNDVIQLNEEDSEDMKEDPNDRRKYADIPNAKTRNQYKYR; encoded by the exons ATGAGGTTACACCTAAGCACAATACCGATTCCTG CATATTTATTAGGTTTGTGGATTGTCGGCACTCTAGGCAGAACTTCCAATGTAGAACAAGGGTCTGGAAGACATATTAGCTTACCATATAAGCAGGACCAAATTGTTTCTATACCGTCATTATATCCTTACCAATCAAGCCACTGCCATTGTCCTCCGGGACCACCAGGTCCACCTGGACCGCCAGGACCACCCGGTTATCCCGGTCATAAAGGGAATAATGGTAAAGCGGGAATACCCGGACATCCTGGTAAGAAAGGACACCCAGGCCCAAAAGGCGACAAGGGAGATCCTGGACCAAGAGGACACAAAGGACGGGATGGGTATTTTGGTCTTCCAGGGAGTTTTGGTCCAATTGGCCCTCCCGGTCTATCTAGCTATAGCCATCATCCCTATCCTCATCATTATGATCACGGTGCTCCAGCTCCAATTATAATACCCGTACCTAGTCCACCGGCATATCCTTACCCACCACCATTTAACCGTTGGCCAGACTGGAATGCAACCAATTATCCTAATATcgacataaataataataatagaaataatgtaacaaATGATGTGGACATTAGGATTTACCGACAGACCCCCAGTACACGTGGCTTTAATGATGTGATACAACTAAATGAAGAAGATTCAGAAGATATGAAGGAAGACCCTAATGACCGTAGAAAATATGCAGATATACCGAACGCAAAAACCCGCAACCAATATAAGTATCGATGA